Sequence from the Zeugodacus cucurbitae isolate PBARC_wt_2022May chromosome 2, idZeuCucr1.2, whole genome shotgun sequence genome:
CTAAGTATTCATTTAAGCAACATTGTCAATATGTAAGAAAAAGACTATTTGTTAACTTAACCAAAGTCACCAAAGCTCTCATCTTATCAATAATTAATTACGGCTTAGAAATATATGGACACcattcaaaaaatcatattaagctGCTTGCCGCTCCGTATCATTCTGCTGCCCGTCGTTCAATTCGTGCGTTTCCAACATCTCCGATAAAAAACATATTGCCTGAATCTGGACTTCCTTTTTTAAAAGACATTATTGAAGACAGCTTATATAAACTCTATCCTAAGCTCGTAATCAATCCCAGTTTTATTCTGAAAAAGGATTTCCACTAAGCTCTGACACGTATACGATCGCCAAAGATTCAATCATCGTTTTACAAATGCGCCATGTTTGTTAAAGAAAATGAGTTACCGCATAAAATAGCTTTACCCTGGAATATCAAACACCCCCCGTGGCGTGTGATTGAAGCCTCATTTGTTTCCGATTTAGTTCAACTACGAAAGAACAATACTTCTAGCAATGTTTATAAAGCCCACTTCCTGAAAGTAACAGCTCCTCTCAAATCAGCTGGTTGGAAACTCCTATTCACAGACGGATCAAAAGGAACTCACACCTCCTTCGCTGCAGTTAGTGAAGATGATAACCCTATTTCGTATGGCCTGCTATTTTCCTTCTGTTCAATATTTACAGCTGAAGCTACCGCAATTCTTAAAGCTGTTCAATACTCAAAGCTAaacaaaggaaaatatattatatgtactgaCAGTTTATCCTGCTTTCAAGCTTTAAAAAACAGCAATAACTCCAATTACATCATTTGCGCCATCAGAGACATTTTGATATTGCTCCCACATAAGCTCAGAATTATGTGGGTTCCCAGCCACTCGGGAATAATTGGAAACATGCTTGCGGACTCAATTGCCAAGGAAATGTGTCACTCTCCCACTATAACCTCACCACTTTTCGTTAAGGGCGACATCTACCGGCTCATCGCTCAACTGAGAAGTACCAATTTAGCTGCTGATTGGGTAATTTACAATCACCATTACTCAAGAATTAACCCAAATCGCACGAAACCTAACTTTCCGACCTCTCTGGCAGTCAATCTCATCACTCCGTACATCAGACTCCGCATTGGGCACACTATCATTACCAATGCACACCTTCTGGATGGCAGTCGCATCAACCAATGTCCCTTTTGTGAGTCAACGGTTAGTGTGCTACACCTTCTCGTGTTTTGTCCCGCTCTGGACAGCCTCAGACTTATAAACTTTAACAACGATGATCCTATTCAGCTTTTAATGAACCCTACTATTAGCAACATatctaaaatttacaattatctGAAGGATACAGATCTCCTTCGATGTATTTAAACTAGTTTCTATTTTTCCCACCAGTCAGCCGAAAGCCTATGATGCTAGCGCTGCgtactttagtttatttaataatttgtttattatgtaagctttaataaaataaaaaaaaaaatatcatgaaAAAAATGATATCATAAAAATTGTTGCTGTGGCAAtaaatattaacgtgagtacatCCTGTTAAGTGTAGTCTTGGTATTATAAGATACAATATTTTTAGATGCATCCTTGCGTTTGCGAAGAACCTTTTCATCAAAGGCACGATCGCGCCACGTTAAAAACATTCCGCATTTTTGGCATTTGCGAAAAATTTACCGACATGCGGTGAGACAAgttgtgatttgtttttttttttttaatatattagagGTACATACTGGGAACAAGTTTTGAACATATTTGAGCAGAAAGTCAAAAATAGTAATTCCAAAAGTTTGGAATATTAATGCACATATTTAGTGTACAACAGCAGAAGAAATGGTAGatcttttgttaaatatttaataagacttttaagaataatatatatattttagtctgATGACGTGATTATGCACTCAAGCACGGCTAACCAAGCTAATAATGATGGAGCTACCAACTTAAAGAACTCAACTGATAATTCAGTATCACATTCAGCTTCAGCTGAAGAGATGACATCAAGGGACTATTACTTCGACTCTTATGCTCATTTTGGCATTCATGAAGAAATGTTGAAAGATGAAGTGCGTACCATTACGTATAGGAATGCCATGTACCACAATAAACATCTATTTCGAGGAAAAGTAAgttatcatttattattatttaaaaatttgtattataagTAATCTTGTTTTGTTGAAGGTTGTTCTTGATGTAGGGTGTGGAACCGGTATATTATCTATGTTTGCAGCTAAAGCTGGAGCATCTAAAGTCATAGCAGTCGATTGTTCTAACATCGTAGAATATGCCCGCCAAGTTGTAATAGATAATAATCTTCAAGATGTGATTAGTGTGGTAAAgggaaaaattgaagaaatagaGTTGCCTCCTGGTATAGAAAAAGTAGATATTATTATATCTGAATGGATGGGGTAAGTTTTGTTTAAGAAAGTATTGTTAGAGGTAtgttaacatttaaaataatttctttaggtATTGTCTGTTTTACGAGTCCATGTTGGATACAGTTCTACATGCCCGGGATAAATGGTTGAAATCCGATGGTATGATGTTCCCAGACCGCggtactttatatataacagCAATTGAAGATCGGCAATATaaagatgaaaaaattaattggtgGGACGATGTCTATGGATTTGATATGAGTTGTATTCGAAAAGTTGCTGTGACTGAACCATTGGTCGACGTGGTTGATCCTAAACAAGTTGTTTCAACTTCATATTTGGTTAAGGAAGTAGATTTATACACTGTCAAAAAAGAAGACTTGGAATTTTCTTCACCGTTTAACCTGATTATAAAGCGGAATGATTTTGTACAGGCGTTGGTTACTTATTTCAATATTGAGTTTACAAAATGTCACAAACGACTAGGTTTTAGTACCTCCCCCGAGGCTACATATACACACTGGAAGCAAACGGTGTTTTATTTAGACGATTACCTTACAGTTAAAAAAGGGGAAGAAATTGTAGGTACCTTCAAAATGAAGCCTAATGAACGCAATAATCGCGATTTAGATTTTGTCATTGATGTTCACTTTAAAGGTGAGCTTTCAGATGTCGATGAACATAACACCTATAGAATGCgttaatattgttttaaaaaatgacAAAGAACAATTGTATTCATACGTTTGATGGAACAGCCGGAAAACCAGTAAAAAAAATGATGCAGTaaagttattgaaaattaatcggttgttttaataaaaagtgttacagctCAACATATGAAGAGATTGCCAACAagatatttggatataattttgaattttattgtataCGGTTTAAATAAAGGTTAAATGCTGTAAATGTTACATTCTATACGATTCTAGAGTGTACTGTGGTTAAACCTTTTTTAcagtattatattaaaaaataactgcGAACTGCTGATGTTAAACATAATCTGGCAGGTTCTATAATTcacttatattaaaaaataactgcGAACTGCTGATGTTAAACATAATCTGGCAGGTTCTATAATTCACTTCCAAatgaaattcaaacaaattccTATTCAATCCCACATTTGGTGTTCTGAATTTCACTTTTGAAACccacatttttgttattttttaaaaggAAATTCCGGTTATTTCTCATTCATGTAAGCT
This genomic interval carries:
- the LOC105220377 gene encoding protein arginine N-methyltransferase 1, yielding MSDDVIMHSSTANQANNDGATNLKNSTDNSVSHSASAEEMTSRDYYFDSYAHFGIHEEMLKDEVRTITYRNAMYHNKHLFRGKVVLDVGCGTGILSMFAAKAGASKVIAVDCSNIVEYARQVVIDNNLQDVISVVKGKIEEIELPPGIEKVDIIISEWMGYCLFYESMLDTVLHARDKWLKSDGMMFPDRGTLYITAIEDRQYKDEKINWWDDVYGFDMSCIRKVAVTEPLVDVVDPKQVVSTSYLVKEVDLYTVKKEDLEFSSPFNLIIKRNDFVQALVTYFNIEFTKCHKRLGFSTSPEATYTHWKQTVFYLDDYLTVKKGEEIVGTFKMKPNERNNRDLDFVIDVHFKGELSDVDEHNTYRMR